The Actinobacillus succinogenes 130Z region AATAAAAATCAAGCATGGCGCATTTTTCTTAGCTTGTTCGAACATATCGCGTACACGCGAAGCCCCTACCCCCACGAACATTTCCACGAAATCGGAACCGGAAATTGTGAAAAACGGTACTTTCGCTTCACCAGCAATAGCTTTGGCGATCAGCGTTTTACCCGTACCCGGGGGGCCAACCATTAAAATACCTTTTGGAATTTTTCCGCCCAGTTTTTGGAATTTACCCGGATCCCGTAAAAATTCAACGATTTCCCCCACTTCTTCTTTTGCCTCATCACAACCCGCAACATCAGCGAAGGTGACTTTAATTTGATCTTTAGTCAGCATTTTGGCACGGCTTTTACCGAAGCTCATGGCTTTACCGCCACCGCCCTGCATCTGACGCATAAAAAAGAACCAAACGCCCACAAGAAACAACATCGGGAACCAAGAAATGAACAGTTGAGCCAAAAAACCTCGCTGCTCAGGTAACGCCCCATCCACTTTTACTTTTTGTTTCAATAAGTCGTTGAGTAATTGACGATCTTCCAATGGTGTCGGTAATACGGTGGTATATTTGGAACCGTCTTTTTTGGTAACGAAAATTTCACCGACTTCATTAAATTTGGTTTGGGAAATCTGTTGGTTTTCCACATCCGTCATGAATGTTGTGTAATCAATCCGACTACTCGAATCCGAGTTGAATCCTTGGTATGCTGTCATCATAATCACGGCAACAACAACCCAAAGGACAAGGTTTTTGACCATATCGTTCAAGGTTTTACCCCATATAGTTAGTTAAAAATTTGTTAATAGCTTACACGAATTTAGACAAGGAATAAAATAATCAATGTAATAATTAATATTTATAGCCGATTGCCACAATATAGACTTCACGGGAACGTCCGCGGGACGCTTCCGGTTTCCGTACTTTTACCACTTTAAATAGAGAGCGGATTTCACGTAAATACTCGTCAAATCCTTCGCCCTGAAAAACTTTTACCACAAAACTGCCGTTAGCGGTAAGAACCTGTTTACACATATCCAAAGCCAATTCTACCAGATACATTGCACGCGGAATATCGACCGAAGGCATACCGCTGAAATTAGGTGCCATATCCGACATCACCACATCGACTTTGGATTCTCCCACACGTTCAAGTAAAGCGGCAAGTACATTTTCATCACGGAAATCACCTT contains the following coding sequences:
- the rlmE gene encoding 23S rRNA (uridine(2552)-2'-O)-methyltransferase RlmE, coding for MGRKRSASSSRWLNEHFKDPFVQKAHKQKLRSRAYFKLDEIQQTDRLFKPGMTVVDLGAAPGGWSQYAVTQIGSKGRIIACDILEMDPIVGVDFLQGDFRDENVLAALLERVGESKVDVVMSDMAPNFSGMPSVDIPRAMYLVELALDMCKQVLTANGSFVVKVFQGEGFDEYLREIRSLFKVVKVRKPEASRGRSREVYIVAIGYKY